One genomic segment of Terrihabitans soli includes these proteins:
- a CDS encoding fasciclin domain-containing protein, with the protein MMKNDSMSKDSMSKDAMAAPVTVGGAPMYPTKNIIENAVNSKDHTTLVAAVKAAGLVETLQGAGPFTVFAPTNAAFEKLPAGTVETLVKPENKKTLTGILTYHVVPGRNSAADIKAAIEKGNGKAEWKTVNGEKLTGTLDGSSLILVDEKGGKAKVTIGDVNQSNGVIHVIDTVLLPG; encoded by the coding sequence ATGATGAAAAACGACTCGATGTCGAAGGATTCGATGTCCAAAGACGCCATGGCCGCGCCGGTCACCGTCGGCGGTGCGCCGATGTACCCGACCAAGAACATCATCGAAAACGCAGTGAATTCGAAGGACCACACGACGCTCGTCGCTGCGGTGAAGGCCGCCGGCCTCGTCGAGACGCTGCAGGGCGCCGGTCCGTTCACGGTGTTTGCGCCGACCAATGCGGCGTTTGAAAAGCTTCCGGCGGGCACTGTCGAAACGCTCGTCAAGCCCGAGAACAAGAAGACGCTCACCGGCATCCTGACCTATCACGTCGTCCCCGGCCGCAATTCGGCTGCCGACATCAAGGCGGCGATCGAAAAGGGCAATGGCAAGGCCGAGTGGAAGACGGTCAACGGCGAAAAGCTGACCGGCACGCTGGACGGTTCCTCGCTCATCCTCGTCGACGAGAAGGGCGGCAAAGCCAAAGTGACGATCGGCGACGTGAACCAGTCGAACGGCGTCATCCACGTCATCGATACCGTGCTTCTGCCGGGCTAA
- the lepA gene encoding translation elongation factor 4 has product MSADPIPNIRNFSIVAHIDHGKSTLADRLIQSTGGLSEREMTEQVLDSMDIEKERGITIKAQTVRLTYPAKDGKTYILNLMDTPGHVDFAYEVSRSLAACEGSLLVVDASQGVEAQTLANVYHALDANHEIVPVLNKIDLPAAEPDRVKEQIEEVIGLDASNAVMISAKTGIGIPDVLEAIVTRLPPPKGDINAPLKALLVDSWYDAYLGVVVLVRIFDGTLKKDQRVRMVGTDAVYQVDRIGTFTPKMVSADVLGPGEVGFLTASIKEVADTRVGDTITDERRGTTDPLPGFKPAQPVVFCGLFPVDAAQFDDLRNAMGKLRLNDASFSYEMESSAALGFGFRCGFLGLLHLEIIQERLSREFDLDLIATAPSVVYTIKMRDGSEVSLHNPADLPDVMQIEEIHEPWIRATILTPDEYLGGILKLCQDRRGTQIDLNYVGKRAMVVYDLPLNEVVFDFYDRLKSISKGYASFDYAITDMRAGDLVKMQILVNEEPVDALSMLVHRGRAESRGRAMCEKLKELIPNHLFKIPIQAAIGGKVIARETISALRKDVTAKCYGGDVSRKRKLLDKQKEGKKRMRQFGKVEIPQEAFIAALKMED; this is encoded by the coding sequence ATGAGTGCGGACCCTATTCCGAATATTCGCAATTTTTCCATCGTCGCCCATATCGACCACGGAAAATCCACCCTGGCGGACCGGCTGATCCAGTCGACCGGCGGCCTGTCCGAACGCGAGATGACGGAGCAGGTGCTCGACTCGATGGATATCGAGAAAGAGCGCGGCATCACCATCAAGGCGCAGACCGTGCGCCTCACCTACCCGGCCAAGGACGGCAAGACCTATATCCTCAATCTGATGGACACGCCCGGCCATGTGGACTTCGCCTATGAAGTCTCACGCTCGCTGGCCGCGTGCGAAGGCTCGCTGCTCGTCGTCGACGCGAGCCAGGGCGTCGAGGCCCAAACGCTCGCGAACGTCTATCACGCGCTTGATGCCAACCATGAGATCGTGCCGGTCCTCAACAAGATCGACCTGCCGGCCGCCGAGCCCGACCGCGTCAAGGAACAGATCGAAGAGGTGATCGGCCTCGATGCGTCGAACGCCGTGATGATCTCGGCCAAGACCGGCATCGGCATTCCCGATGTGCTGGAAGCCATCGTCACGCGCCTGCCGCCGCCGAAGGGCGACATCAACGCGCCGCTGAAAGCTCTGCTCGTCGACAGCTGGTACGATGCCTATCTCGGCGTCGTCGTGCTTGTACGTATTTTCGACGGCACGCTGAAGAAGGACCAGCGCGTGCGCATGGTCGGCACCGACGCCGTCTACCAGGTCGACCGCATCGGAACGTTCACACCGAAAATGGTTTCGGCGGATGTTCTGGGCCCGGGCGAAGTCGGCTTCCTCACCGCGAGCATCAAGGAAGTTGCGGATACGCGCGTCGGCGACACGATCACCGATGAGCGGCGCGGCACGACCGATCCCCTGCCCGGTTTCAAGCCGGCGCAGCCTGTCGTGTTCTGCGGCCTCTTCCCGGTCGATGCGGCGCAGTTCGACGATCTTAGAAACGCCATGGGCAAGCTCCGCCTCAACGATGCGAGCTTCTCTTATGAAATGGAAAGCTCAGCCGCGCTCGGCTTCGGCTTCCGCTGCGGGTTCCTCGGCCTTTTGCATCTTGAGATCATTCAGGAGAGGCTGTCGCGCGAGTTCGATCTCGATCTGATCGCGACCGCGCCGTCCGTCGTCTATACAATCAAGATGCGCGACGGCAGCGAGGTGTCGCTGCACAATCCGGCCGATCTTCCCGATGTGATGCAGATCGAGGAAATCCACGAACCGTGGATTCGCGCGACAATCCTGACACCCGATGAATATCTCGGCGGCATTCTGAAGCTCTGCCAGGACCGCCGCGGCACGCAGATCGACCTCAATTACGTCGGCAAGCGCGCCATGGTCGTCTACGACCTGCCGCTGAACGAAGTCGTCTTCGATTTCTACGACCGGCTGAAATCGATCTCGAAGGGTTATGCCAGCTTCGACTACGCCATCACCGACATGCGGGCCGGCGATCTTGTGAAGATGCAGATCCTCGTCAACGAAGAGCCGGTCGATGCGCTGTCGATGCTGGTGCATCGCGGACGCGCCGAAAGCCGCGGCCGCGCCATGTGCGAGAAGCTGAAAGAGCTGATCCCAAACCATCTGTTCAAGATCCCGATCCAGGCGGCGATCGGCGGTAAGGTCATTGCACGCGAAACGATCTCGGCACTGCGCAAGGACGTGACGGCGAAATGCTATGGCGGCGACGTCTCGCGCAAGCGCAAGCTCCTCGACAAGCAGAAAGAGGGCAAAAAGCGCATGCGCCAGTTCGGCAAGGTGGAGATTCCGCAGGAAGCTTTCATCGCCGCGCTGAAGATGGAAGATTAG
- a CDS encoding L,D-transpeptidase, with translation MSLRASLCFGLIFLGSAVLGGCVASGTDSIVTGSVGASPQHSIYGPRPQEAHPMPATNVSGVNPKYFRKVVNYRGPEAAGTIVVDTNNRFLYLVQGNGQALRYGIGVGKAGLAWGGTATVGRKAVWPSWTPTSDMIEREPERNAKWANGMPGGLGNPLGPRALYLYDNGRDTMFRIHGTTEPQTIGKAVSSGCIRMFNQDVIDLHDRVPVGTRVVVLHNSSPLDQFGDAMASAATSIGKGFTELTAKLPQR, from the coding sequence ATGTCTTTACGCGCATCTCTTTGCTTTGGCTTGATTTTCCTCGGCTCTGCCGTGCTTGGCGGCTGTGTCGCCTCCGGCACCGACAGCATTGTGACCGGCTCGGTAGGCGCCTCGCCCCAGCACAGCATCTACGGGCCGCGCCCGCAGGAAGCCCACCCGATGCCGGCGACCAACGTCTCCGGCGTGAATCCCAAATATTTCCGCAAGGTCGTGAACTACCGCGGCCCGGAAGCCGCCGGCACGATCGTCGTCGATACCAATAACCGCTTCCTCTACCTCGTCCAGGGCAATGGCCAGGCGCTGCGCTACGGCATCGGCGTCGGCAAAGCCGGCCTTGCCTGGGGCGGCACGGCCACCGTCGGCCGCAAGGCCGTCTGGCCGAGCTGGACGCCGACCTCCGACATGATCGAGCGCGAACCCGAACGCAACGCCAAATGGGCCAATGGCATGCCGGGCGGGCTCGGCAATCCGCTCGGACCGCGCGCGCTCTACCTCTACGACAACGGCCGCGACACGATGTTCCGCATCCACGGCACGACCGAGCCGCAGACCATCGGCAAGGCCGTGTCCTCGGGCTGCATCCGCATGTTCAATCAGGATGTGATCGATCTGCATGACCGCGTGCCGGTCGGCACGCGCGTCGTCGTGCTGCACAATTCCAGCCCGCTCGATCAGTTCGGCGATGCGATGGCCAGCGCCGCGACCTCGATCGGCAAAGGCTTTACGGAACTCACCGCAAAACTGCCCCAGCGCTGA
- a CDS encoding nuclear transport factor 2 family protein, with the protein MRELNLGTLKRAIEGNDAATLSGLFAENAMLRIVDSIHPPSHPLDLKGRKKIAEFYADVCGRGVTHHVADMVSGDGHLAFTEECEYPGGAKVFCSAMLDVDKDGRITREVMVQAWDDDER; encoded by the coding sequence ATGCGAGAACTCAATCTGGGCACGCTGAAACGTGCAATCGAAGGCAACGACGCCGCGACTTTATCGGGCCTGTTTGCCGAGAATGCGATGCTGCGCATCGTCGACAGCATCCATCCGCCGAGCCACCCGCTCGATCTCAAGGGACGCAAGAAAATCGCTGAGTTCTACGCCGATGTCTGCGGACGCGGCGTCACTCATCATGTCGCCGACATGGTGTCGGGCGATGGCCATCTGGCGTTCACCGAAGAGTGCGAATATCCCGGCGGGGCAAAGGTGTTCTGCAGCGCCATGCTCGACGTCGATAAAGACGGCCGCATCACCCGCGAGGTGATGGTGCAGGCTTGGGACGACGACGAACGCTGA
- the ppk2 gene encoding polyphosphate kinase 2, translating into MPPAEDEFPGIDVVVDGVHVDLDGEELPDAIKDKTLSSGGYPYDKKLNGKDYDKELEKLQIELLKLQACVNATGMKVVILFEGRDSAGKGGTIARFTQHLNPRSAHVVALAKPTEAERGQFYFQRYIAHLPTAGEIVFFDRSWYNRAVVEPVMGFCKPEQTEQFLKDVPVFEKMLADNGIHLVKFWLTIGREMQIKRLFDRRHDPLKRWKLSAIDYKGLPLWDEYTAAAERMLKATHTKSAPWTILRSNDQKRARLEAIRAVLAGIDYAGKDQKLVGEPDPKIVSDAATFRSRRGQI; encoded by the coding sequence CTGCCGCCCGCCGAGGACGAATTTCCCGGCATCGATGTCGTGGTCGACGGCGTGCATGTCGATCTCGACGGCGAGGAGCTTCCGGACGCGATCAAGGACAAGACGCTGTCCAGCGGCGGCTACCCTTACGACAAGAAGCTGAACGGCAAGGATTACGACAAGGAGCTGGAGAAGCTGCAGATCGAGCTTCTGAAACTGCAGGCCTGCGTGAATGCGACCGGCATGAAAGTCGTCATCCTGTTCGAAGGCCGGGACTCGGCCGGCAAAGGCGGCACGATTGCGCGCTTCACGCAGCATCTCAACCCGCGTTCCGCGCATGTGGTTGCGCTGGCAAAGCCGACCGAGGCCGAACGCGGCCAGTTCTATTTCCAGCGCTATATCGCCCATCTGCCGACGGCGGGCGAAATCGTCTTCTTCGACCGCTCCTGGTACAATCGTGCCGTCGTCGAGCCGGTGATGGGCTTCTGCAAACCCGAACAGACCGAGCAGTTTCTCAAAGACGTGCCGGTGTTCGAAAAGATGCTCGCCGATAACGGCATCCATCTCGTCAAATTCTGGCTGACCATCGGCCGCGAAATGCAGATCAAGCGCCTGTTCGACCGCAGGCACGACCCGCTGAAGCGCTGGAAGCTTTCGGCCATCGACTATAAGGGCCTGCCGCTCTGGGACGAGTACACGGCGGCGGCCGAGCGTATGCTCAAGGCAACGCACACCAAATCGGCGCCCTGGACGATTTTGCGCTCGAACGATCAGAAGCGGGCGCGTCTTGAGGCCATCCGCGCCGTGCTGGCCGGCATCGACTATGCAGGCAAGGACCAGAAACTTGTGGGTGAACCCGATCCGAAGATCGTTTCGGACGCCGCCACGTTCCGGTCACGACGCGGACAAATTTAG
- a CDS encoding sigma-70 family RNA polymerase sigma factor: MGLEPSLYSGPYMSVSEITAEQLSVRLQAVGRGDRVALSEVYEATSAKLMGVCLRILGERSEAEDVLQETYIAVWRRAGTYDPARAGAISWLVAVARNKALDRIRSGKIRRASAPLDDAAEIADPARSALAEVESADDKKALMNCLEELDGDQQASIRAAFLDGLTYEELAMRRNVPLGTMKSWIRRGLIKLRGCLER; this comes from the coding sequence ATGGGGCTTGAGCCCTCGCTATATTCCGGCCCCTATATGTCCGTGTCCGAAATCACCGCCGAACAGCTATCTGTCCGCCTCCAGGCCGTCGGCCGGGGGGACCGGGTCGCTCTTTCCGAAGTTTATGAAGCGACGTCCGCGAAACTCATGGGCGTCTGCCTCCGTATACTAGGGGAGAGGAGCGAGGCCGAGGACGTGTTGCAGGAAACTTATATAGCCGTCTGGCGGCGGGCCGGGACTTACGACCCCGCCCGGGCCGGTGCCATTTCCTGGCTTGTGGCGGTTGCCCGCAACAAGGCGCTGGACCGCATAAGGTCGGGCAAAATCCGTAGGGCCTCCGCGCCGCTCGACGATGCCGCCGAGATCGCCGATCCGGCGCGTTCGGCTCTGGCCGAAGTCGAAAGCGCCGACGATAAAAAGGCGCTGATGAATTGCCTTGAGGAACTCGACGGCGATCAGCAGGCCTCGATCCGCGCCGCCTTCCTCGACGGCCTTACCTATGAGGAACTGGCGATGCGCCGCAATGTGCCGCTCGGCACGATGAAGAGCTGGATCAGGCGTGGCCTGATTAAACTGAGAGGATGTCTCGAGCGATGA
- a CDS encoding [protein-PII] uridylyltransferase encodes MTVALRKPSSSRPPIIDRTKLDAALDRFAEENKGDPKAREAAVKTLLKTRLAKGREHALRWLKEDGLGTACAEKISFLMDEIITSLHRHVTLHVHPGGPAPAATERLAVIAVGGYGRGTLAPGSDIDLLFLFPKAQTGWGTAVVEAMLYVLWDLGLKVGHAVRGLDECIKLARSDMTIRTSILEARTICGDLLLAEQLSTRFQREIVPGTALEFVTAKLAERDERYKQTESSRYVVEPNLKEGKGGLRDLNTLFWIAKYVYRVRTVEQLVAAGLFTEQEFALFRKAEDFLWAVRCHLHFLTGRPEDRLTFEYQPDIAQRLGYQQRHQPAVERFMKHYFLVAKDVGDLTAIVCAALEDRHAKRPPKLNRLFGRWRRVRSHVLPGTDFTIENERLTVTGPDVFQRDPVNLIRFFQIADREDVAMHPDAMHLIRRSLKLIDADLRENPDANRLFLDTLTSHNAPETILRRMNEAGVLARFIPDFGKIVAMMQFNMYHHYTVDEHLIRAIGILSEMDAGTLKEEHPLCNEILPTITNRTALYVAVLLHDVAKGRPEDHSIAGAKVMMKLGPRLGLSDDDTETAAWLIEQHLLMSDIAQRRDISDPRTIQDFADKVQSLERLKMLLVLTVADIKAVGPGVWNGWKGQLLRTLYWETEIILAGGHSAANRSERVKAAKEQTRAALTGWSPDELDAYIARHYPPYWLKVEPPRRLAHANLMREAEKAGKRVATSFTTHAFHGVTEITVLAQDHPRLLAVIAGACAATGANITDAYINTTTDGMALDTIFVTRTHPNDEDERRIAARIASNVERALKGELWLTDAMQKRTEQRRRQTKAFAVKPRVIITNDWSDRYTVIEVSGLDRPGLLYDLTSTVSQLNLNIASAHIATFGERAVDVFYVTDLTGYKITSPTRQEAIRRDLLAVFTIEEAPTDA; translated from the coding sequence ATGACCGTCGCCCTGCGTAAACCCTCCTCCTCCCGCCCGCCCATTATCGACCGGACGAAGCTCGACGCGGCGCTCGACCGCTTTGCCGAAGAGAACAAGGGCGACCCCAAGGCGCGCGAAGCCGCCGTCAAAACGCTGCTCAAAACCCGGCTGGCGAAAGGCCGCGAACATGCGCTGCGCTGGCTGAAGGAAGACGGGCTCGGCACCGCTTGCGCCGAAAAGATCTCCTTCCTGATGGACGAGATCATTACGTCGCTGCACCGCCATGTGACCCTGCATGTCCATCCCGGCGGACCGGCTCCGGCGGCGACCGAGCGCCTCGCGGTGATCGCCGTCGGCGGCTACGGCCGCGGCACGCTGGCACCGGGCTCGGACATCGATCTTCTGTTCCTCTTCCCGAAAGCGCAGACCGGCTGGGGCACGGCCGTCGTCGAAGCCATGCTGTATGTGCTGTGGGATCTCGGCCTGAAGGTCGGCCATGCCGTGCGCGGCCTCGACGAGTGCATCAAGCTCGCGCGCTCCGATATGACGATCCGCACCTCCATTCTGGAAGCGCGGACGATCTGCGGCGATCTTCTTCTGGCCGAACAATTGAGCACGCGTTTCCAGCGCGAGATCGTGCCCGGCACCGCGCTTGAATTCGTCACCGCAAAACTTGCCGAGCGCGACGAGCGCTACAAGCAGACCGAAAGCTCGCGCTATGTCGTCGAGCCCAATCTGAAGGAAGGCAAAGGCGGTTTGCGCGATCTGAACACGCTGTTCTGGATCGCCAAATATGTCTATCGCGTGCGCACGGTGGAACAGCTTGTCGCCGCCGGACTTTTCACCGAGCAGGAGTTCGCGCTGTTCCGCAAGGCCGAGGATTTTCTCTGGGCCGTGCGCTGCCATCTGCACTTTCTCACCGGCCGCCCCGAAGACCGCCTGACCTTCGAATATCAGCCCGACATCGCCCAGCGCCTCGGCTATCAGCAGCGCCACCAGCCGGCGGTCGAGCGCTTCATGAAGCACTATTTCCTCGTCGCGAAAGATGTCGGCGATCTCACCGCCATTGTCTGCGCCGCGCTGGAAGACCGCCACGCCAAGCGTCCGCCGAAACTGAACCGTCTCTTCGGCCGCTGGCGCCGCGTGCGTTCGCATGTTCTGCCGGGCACGGACTTTACGATTGAGAATGAGCGTCTGACGGTGACGGGACCGGACGTGTTCCAGCGCGATCCGGTGAACCTCATCCGCTTTTTCCAGATCGCCGATCGCGAAGATGTCGCGATGCATCCGGATGCGATGCATCTCATCCGCCGCTCGCTGAAACTGATCGACGCAGATCTCCGCGAAAATCCGGACGCCAACCGGCTCTTTCTCGACACGCTGACCTCGCACAACGCACCCGAAACGATTTTGCGCCGCATGAACGAAGCGGGTGTCCTTGCCCGGTTCATTCCGGATTTCGGCAAGATCGTCGCGATGATGCAGTTCAATATGTACCACCACTATACGGTGGACGAGCATCTCATCCGCGCCATCGGCATTCTGTCGGAAATGGATGCGGGGACGCTCAAGGAAGAGCATCCGCTCTGCAATGAAATCCTGCCGACGATCACCAACCGCACCGCGCTGTACGTTGCGGTGCTGCTGCACGATGTTGCAAAGGGCCGGCCGGAAGATCACTCGATTGCCGGCGCCAAAGTGATGATGAAGCTCGGTCCGCGTCTTGGCCTGTCCGATGACGACACCGAGACCGCAGCCTGGCTGATCGAGCAGCACCTTTTGATGTCGGACATCGCGCAGCGCCGCGACATTTCCGATCCGCGTACGATCCAGGATTTTGCCGACAAGGTACAGAGCCTCGAGCGGCTGAAAATGCTGCTCGTCCTCACCGTCGCCGATATCAAGGCCGTCGGCCCCGGCGTGTGGAACGGCTGGAAAGGCCAGCTGCTGCGCACGCTCTATTGGGAAACCGAGATCATTCTCGCCGGCGGCCATTCCGCCGCCAATCGCAGCGAGCGCGTCAAAGCGGCGAAGGAACAGACGCGCGCCGCGCTCACCGGCTGGAGCCCGGACGAGCTCGACGCCTATATCGCGCGGCACTATCCGCCCTATTGGCTGAAGGTGGAGCCGCCGCGGCGCCTCGCCCACGCCAATCTGATGCGCGAAGCGGAGAAGGCCGGCAAACGCGTCGCGACCTCGTTCACGACGCACGCATTCCACGGCGTTACCGAGATCACCGTTCTGGCGCAGGACCATCCGCGTCTTCTCGCCGTCATCGCCGGCGCCTGCGCGGCCACGGGCGCAAACATCACCGACGCCTATATCAACACGACGACCGACGGCATGGCGCTGGATACGATCTTCGTCACGCGCACGCACCCCAATGACGAAGACGAGCGGCGCATCGCCGCGCGCATTGCTTCCAATGTCGAGCGGGCGCTGAAGGGCGAGCTCTGGCTGACGGACGCGATGCAAAAGCGCACCGAACAGCGCCGCCGCCAGACAAAAGCGTTTGCGGTGAAGCCGCGCGTCATCATCACGAATGACTGGTCGGACCGTTACACGGTGATCGAGGTCTCGGGCCTCGACCGGCCCGGCCTTCTCTACGACCTGACCTCAACGGTGTCGCAGCTCAATCTCAATATTGCCTCGGCGCATATCGCGACCTTCGGCGAGCGCGCGGTCGACGTTTTCTACGTGACCGATCTTACCGGCTACAAGATCACCTCGCCGACACGGCAGGAAGCGATCCGCCGCGATCTCCTCGCCGTATTTACGATCGAAGAAGCACCCACCGACGCGTAA
- a CDS encoding anti-sigma factor, which translates to MSPRDDDKPATEDEAPLAAEFVLGLVQGDQRDALEKRRRDDYVFAREVEFWEARLGPISSDIAPEPVSPEVWDKIAQAVGAKPVPLSASKAVKKDTLWSSLPFWRSMSVGTSALAAACLVFLISGPASPPPSLVATLTLTDGKSAFMASVDRMTGKVMLMPAADMPAPADHTHELWIVPVGGTPRSLGTFSANAPIMIEMPRDVMPGADPEAMLAVSVEPMGGSKTGAPTGPVVASGKMHEI; encoded by the coding sequence ATGAGCCCGCGCGACGACGATAAGCCCGCAACTGAGGACGAAGCGCCGCTTGCGGCGGAGTTCGTGCTCGGCCTCGTGCAGGGCGATCAGCGCGACGCGCTCGAGAAGCGCCGGCGCGACGATTATGTTTTCGCGCGCGAGGTCGAATTCTGGGAAGCGCGGCTCGGTCCGATCTCATCCGACATTGCGCCCGAGCCCGTCTCGCCCGAGGTCTGGGACAAGATCGCCCAGGCCGTCGGTGCCAAGCCCGTGCCGCTCTCGGCGTCGAAGGCCGTCAAGAAAGACACTCTCTGGAGCTCGCTGCCCTTCTGGCGCAGCATGAGTGTCGGTACGTCCGCGCTCGCCGCCGCCTGCCTCGTATTCCTCATCTCGGGTCCGGCTTCGCCGCCGCCCTCGCTCGTTGCGACGCTGACGCTGACGGACGGCAAATCCGCCTTCATGGCCTCCGTCGATCGCATGACCGGAAAAGTCATGCTGATGCCGGCCGCCGATATGCCGGCGCCTGCCGATCATACGCATGAATTGTGGATCGTTCCCGTCGGCGGCACGCCGCGTTCGCTCGGCACGTTCTCTGCGAACGCACCGATCATGATCGAAATGCCGCGCGATGTGATGCCGGGCGCAGATCCCGAAGCCATGCTCGCGGTGTCCGTCGAGCCCATGGGCGGTTCGAAAACCGGCGCGCCGACCGGCCCCGTCGTCGCCTCCGGGAAAATGCACGAAATCTGA
- a CDS encoding META domain-containing protein, whose translation MRPLLAALVLAAFVPASPAPAGDEWRIARVWSPSASKSLDLPPEAEAKTMAAIVPPGRLSLNVGCNDISAKGLNQDGTALFDAPAQTRMACPPDLASLEGAVLAALKLVRSHERTGNEMILRDGQGKEVLALIR comes from the coding sequence ATGCGGCCGCTCCTTGCCGCCCTCGTTCTGGCCGCCTTCGTTCCGGCGTCCCCCGCACCGGCGGGAGACGAGTGGCGGATCGCCCGCGTCTGGAGCCCTTCGGCCTCCAAAAGCCTCGACCTTCCCCCTGAAGCCGAGGCCAAAACCATGGCCGCCATAGTGCCGCCGGGCCGGCTGAGCCTTAATGTCGGCTGCAACGATATCTCGGCCAAAGGGCTCAATCAGGACGGAACGGCCCTGTTCGACGCCCCGGCCCAGACCCGCATGGCCTGCCCGCCGGATCTGGCCTCGCTGGAAGGGGCCGTCCTCGCCGCCCTGAAGCTGGTCCGCAGCCATGAACGGACCGGCAATGAAATGATCCTCCGGGACGGCCAGGGCAAAGAAGTTCTCGCCCTTATCCGCTGA